Within Bos indicus x Bos taurus breed Angus x Brahman F1 hybrid chromosome 2, Bos_hybrid_MaternalHap_v2.0, whole genome shotgun sequence, the genomic segment GTAACAAGCATTAGAACTGATGCACTTCACAGCTCCACAGGAATTCTACTTGCAATAAACGAAATTGTGTAATTTGTTTCATTAAGTAGTAACTATAACTGTGACTATGATGTAAAATAAGGTACAATGTAGAACATAAGTGAGTCAATAATTAAAGCTTATTGTCAGAGCTGCCTCCTTTTCTCCACTGCTAAACTATACCACAGCTTGACTATTGCCTTCTTTGTATGTGGATTTAAAAGTCTATAACctataaaaatactgacaaaGCCAAAGAGTATTAATCAAGTTGTTGGTGTGTTTTGGTTTTCAGTACAATATCTCAAAGCAAAGGGAAATCAAACAAATGTCCTCAATTTGTTTTAGACACTTGTAgcaatctggatttttaaaaacaagcttcTGTTTATTTTAACAACTGTATATTTTTCAGTTGTCTTCAGGCATTAAACACCGCCCcccccattttttttaaacttaaagaaTCATTTTGTAATAGCACCTGAATAAAAGGGAGGGTAGGAGGGGACTGGGGTGGCATTAAGGATGGGCTGTAAGTAGTCTGCAAGCTTTAGAAACATTaaagaatttgataaaatttatatatatgtagagactatttaaaaaatatattaggcTGCATGTTCAGGGCCAGATtagaaaccaaaaccaaaccctCCAGATCCTAAGTACTGTATAAATGAGACTGCACAAAAGTATTATTTGAAAGACATTTCActtattttcagaaatagaaacatacaatgtgattatttacttattaaaaaatgatGCATTCTTATAAAGGTAAGTATAACATATACAAGTTTTTGATAAAAAATGACATCTGCTTCACAGAATGAAATTTAATAAAGAATCTTATTATAACAATGGTACTGAGTAAACATCTGAGTAAGGGACTATGTAAGATAATGACACACACTAGATATAGATAAggttacatgtattttaaaatgtgccaTAAATTTTAAGGTATTTTATAACAGACCTTTGCCAtaatcatcttttaaatttcatgtcatTTATTACAAGACCTGGATTTTGTTAGTTGAAAGCTTAACTTTGGCTAGTCAGTAGTTTAAAAAAGATGTCTGATAACCTGAAAGAGATGCGTATCTGTGCATGCATGGCAAAATGTGTGTTCACACATAATATATTTGTTAATGCAAAACAGTTACCTGCTGTGGTCCTCGGATAGCTTTTCCTGGGGAATCGAGTGAAGGAAAAGGTGCATCAGATGGGTCCTGAAGTGGGAATGTATTTACAAATAATGCATTATGGTCTCCAGGTGGCAAACACGGAGCTCTATCCAGAGATGTCCTAATACAAGTAtttgagggttttgttttgtcagttgttttaagGTTTTGTATAGCTGAAGCTATGGGGTCAATTCCCtgaatttcaaataaagtttCTTCTGTTTTGACAAAGTTTCCTGGATTGTCTCTGGGCTCCATATTAAATTGATCCTGGCACACAGTCTCAGATGTGACAGAACCAAGGACATCGGGTCTTTCTGGAGTGCTATGTAAGAAAGTAGAGTCATTGTCTGTAGGTGGAAACTTGACATTGAGTTTAGAAAGTGATTCAAAAGATGTGTCTTCCTCATCTTGGCCCAGTCCTCTTGGTGTGACAGATGTGATGCACGGTGCACCTCTATTTATATCATCTTTTGCCTGAGGCTTAAACAGCActtcttgtttatctgttttatccgTACACTGTATAGGCATAGAGCACTGTGTCTCTGcagggaaaaaaacacagaaggaaaacagTCGCATTTCAATCATTCTTACAAATCTGAATGTTCAATTAGCTCTGGATAGATGAGTATTACTTTTTCTATTGGTTTTTATAGTAAGTGAAGACAACTggcattttttttacatttgcgACCATCTTACACAGAAATATTAGCAGTCTCCAGTGTGTGAACTGGAATATAACGTACTAATCACAGTTTAACCACTTTGTCTTTTCCTAGGTCTTGTGCTGTAAGCCTTGAGTCTTGTTCACAGTTATTCTGCTCTACACTTAAAAACATTTGCTTATAGTATATACATTTCAACATTTTGTCAGTAATGGAAGCTGCAACTGTTAGCTTGCTTAGACAAGTAAGTTATTAAAAGGGAAACTCCTTACcagtcatatatatattaatatactgtcCAGGTTAAGAATCTATATGAATTAGGTCATTTACTCCCCT encodes:
- the TANK gene encoding TRAF family member-associated NF-kappa-B activator isoform X5; this encodes MDKNIGEQLNKAYEAFRQACMDRDSAVKELQQKVRRQEVSSPRKETSPRNLGTPLFHERSYIEKTFRDLKEEFHRICLLAKAQKDHLSKLNVPSAAPETQCSMPIQCTDKTDKQEVLFKPQAKDDINRGAPCITSVTPRGLGQDEEDTSFESLSKLNVKFPPTDNDSTFLHSTPERPDVLGSVTSETVCQDQFNMEPRDNPGNFVKTEETLFEIQGIDPIASAIQNLKTTDKTKPSNTCIRTSLDRAPCLPPGDHNALFVNTFPLQDPSDAPFPSLDSPGKAIRGPQQPIWKPFPNQDSDLSVLSGTGSELHIPRVCEFCQAVFPPSITSRGDFLRHLNSHFNGET